The candidate division KSB1 bacterium genome includes a window with the following:
- a CDS encoding slipin family protein codes for MPAFVALVIILLFLLTSAIRIFREYERGVVFRLGRLVGAKGPGLVLIIPIVDRVVRVSLRTIAMDVPPQDVITKDNVSVKVNAVLYFRVIDPAKAIVEVEDYLFATSQLAQTTLRSTLGMVELDDLLSEREKINRELQSIIDHHTDPWGIKVTLVEVKHIDLPQEMQRAIARQAEAERERRAKVIHAEGEFQASQRLADAARVIAKQPMAMQLRFLQTLTEVAAENNSTTIFPVPIDLIMPFVEKYLEKKK; via the coding sequence CGCGGAGTGGTTTTCCGATTAGGGCGATTGGTTGGCGCGAAAGGTCCGGGTCTGGTCCTGATCATTCCAATTGTCGATCGGGTTGTGCGGGTCAGCTTGCGAACCATTGCAATGGACGTTCCGCCACAAGATGTCATTACGAAAGATAATGTCTCGGTAAAGGTGAATGCGGTTTTATACTTCAGAGTGATCGATCCAGCGAAAGCCATTGTTGAGGTTGAAGATTATCTGTTTGCTACTTCTCAGTTGGCTCAAACTACGCTACGAAGTACCTTGGGAATGGTGGAATTAGACGACTTGCTCTCCGAGCGCGAAAAAATCAATCGCGAATTGCAGTCAATTATCGATCACCACACCGATCCTTGGGGGATTAAAGTAACGTTGGTCGAAGTAAAGCATATCGATTTGCCCCAAGAAATGCAGCGAGCTATTGCCCGACAAGCGGAAGCGGAACGCGAGCGGCGTGCTAAGGTCATCCACGCCGAAGGAGAATTCCAGGCCTCGCAACGCCTTGCTGATGCAGCAAGAGTCATTGCCAAGCAACCCATGGCTATGCAATTGCGATTCCTCCAGACCTTAACAGAGGTAGCAGCGGAGAATAACTCAACCACTATCTTCCCCGTCCCGATCGACCTCATTATGCCATTTGTGGAAAAATATTTGGAGAAGAAAAAATAA